A part of Halobaculum sp. MBLA0143 genomic DNA contains:
- a CDS encoding V-type ATP synthase subunit E — translation MSLDTVVEDIRDDARTRAEEIREDAEERAEEIVAEAEAEAEELLEDREAAVERQIEQEREQALSSAKLEAKQARLEARRDVLEDVREETEAAIAELSGDRRAELTRLLLEDAAAEFDTDDVVVSGRADDESLIRELLSDYEGYQYGGEHDCLGGVVVESEVSRVRVDNTFDSVLTDVWEDSLKELSARLFDDE, via the coding sequence ATGAGTCTCGATACAGTTGTCGAAGACATCCGGGACGACGCCCGCACGCGCGCCGAGGAGATCCGCGAGGACGCCGAGGAGCGTGCCGAGGAGATCGTCGCCGAGGCGGAAGCCGAGGCCGAGGAGCTCCTGGAGGACCGCGAGGCGGCCGTCGAGCGGCAGATCGAACAGGAGCGGGAACAGGCGCTGTCCTCTGCGAAGCTGGAGGCCAAGCAGGCCCGGCTGGAGGCGCGCCGCGACGTGCTCGAAGACGTACGCGAGGAGACGGAAGCCGCGATCGCGGAGCTGTCGGGCGACAGGCGGGCGGAGCTGACCCGTCTGCTGTTGGAGGACGCGGCCGCGGAGTTCGACACGGACGACGTCGTCGTCTCCGGCCGCGCAGACGACGAGTCGCTCATCCGTGAACTGTTGTCCGACTACGAGGGCTACCAGTACGGGGGCGAGCACGACTGTCTCGGCGGTGTCGTCGTCGAGAGCGAGGTGTCCCGCGTCCGGGTCGACAACACGTTCGACTCCGTGCTGACGGACGTGTGGGAGGACAGCCTCAAGGAACTGAGCGCACGACTGTTCGACGATGAGTAG
- a CDS encoding F0F1 ATP synthase subunit C, with protein MLETAPELANVVLQEGSSSPALNNSGAAAIAVGLAAIGVGYAQRGIGAAAIGAIAEDDDLFVPGLVFTALPETLILFAFVTVILA; from the coding sequence ATGCTCGAAACTGCCCCAGAACTGGCGAACGTTGTACTGCAGGAAGGTAGTAGCAGCCCGGCGCTCAACAACAGCGGTGCAGCTGCTATCGCTGTCGGTCTCGCAGCTATCGGTGTGGGCTACGCCCAGCGAGGGATCGGTGCGGCGGCAATCGGCGCGATCGCCGAGGACGACGACCTGTTCGTTCCTGGACTCGTCTTCACGGCGCTGCCGGAGACGCTGATCCTCTTCGCATTCGTAACAGTCATCCTGGCGTAA
- the ahaC gene encoding ATP synthase A1 subunit C: protein MSSRSGSANAEYVNARVRSRRAGLYDEESYRRLLRMSPAEIAREMEETTYEREVNELGSRFGGVDLIEYALNRNLARQFDDLLGWAEGGLYDLLVRYLRKFDAWNVKTLLRGVYAEAGAEDVRVDLIQAGELDSTRLERLADAGTVEEIVEGLSDTLFGDALADAVEDYEETGLLVPLENAVDRAYYELLTTNVGSSPELAEYRRYLRAEIDFRNAINALRLARSGTELDPAEYFIDGGGLFSIRDVQRLAGDVNELIAYIRDSTYGDDLSAALDELESADSLAGFERGLEAAQVEYADALGTVFPLSVTPVIAFVLSKEREVDNIRAIARGKEAGLDADEIERELVIL, encoded by the coding sequence ATGAGTAGTCGCTCCGGGAGCGCCAACGCGGAGTACGTCAACGCCCGTGTCCGGTCGCGGCGGGCCGGGCTGTACGACGAGGAGTCGTACCGTAGACTGCTGCGAATGTCGCCGGCCGAGATCGCCCGCGAGATGGAAGAGACCACCTACGAGCGGGAGGTCAACGAGCTCGGGTCTCGTTTCGGCGGGGTCGACCTGATCGAGTACGCGCTCAACCGCAACCTGGCTCGACAGTTCGACGACCTGTTGGGCTGGGCAGAGGGGGGCCTGTACGACCTGCTCGTCCGGTACCTCCGGAAGTTCGACGCCTGGAACGTCAAGACGCTCCTGCGTGGGGTGTACGCGGAGGCGGGCGCCGAGGACGTGCGCGTCGACCTGATCCAGGCGGGAGAGCTAGACTCGACTCGGTTGGAGCGGCTGGCCGACGCCGGTACCGTCGAGGAGATCGTCGAGGGACTGTCCGACACGTTGTTCGGCGACGCGCTGGCCGACGCCGTCGAGGACTACGAGGAGACGGGGCTGCTCGTGCCCCTGGAGAACGCCGTCGACCGGGCGTACTACGAACTGCTGACCACGAACGTGGGGTCGTCGCCGGAGCTCGCGGAGTACCGCCGGTACCTGCGGGCGGAGATCGACTTCCGGAACGCGATCAACGCCCTGCGGCTGGCGCGCTCCGGGACGGAGCTGGACCCGGCGGAGTACTTCATCGACGGCGGCGGCCTGTTCTCGATCCGCGACGTACAGCGCCTCGCCGGCGACGTGAACGAGCTGATCGCGTACATCCGCGACAGCACGTACGGCGACGACCTGTCTGCGGCGCTGGACGAACTGGAGTCGGCAGACAGCCTGGCCGGCTTCGAGCGCGGGCTGGAGGCCGCACAGGTGGAGTACGCGGACGCGCTGGGCACCGTCTTCCCGTTGTCGGTGACGCCCGTGATCGCGTTCGTGCTCTCGAAGGAGCGCGAGGTGGACAACATCCGGGCGATTGCCCGCGGCAAGGAGGCGGGGCTCGACGCAGACGAGATCGAGCGCGAACTGGTGATCCTATGA